The nucleotide sequence CGCCGTTCATGTCTTCACCTCCCCCGCCCAAAAAGAAAAGCCCTCAACCAAGAATACAAATAATTCTTGATTAAGGGCATAGATAACCATCATCAATCACCTCTCTCTTCTGCCTCGGACACCCTCGGCATTAGAATCTTGGTTATGTTGGTCTGCCTACTTTTCCCCGCGCGCTAAATAACGCTTGGGGTCAAGCTTTCCGACCGTTTTTAATCCTTTATGATCATATCCTAGACAAATGGTCTTGTCAATCAGATGGCCCCCGTGTATGTCAGGTGGATTTTGCTACCTGAATTAAAGTTAAAAAATTCAACCTGTATCATAACGGAGACTTGTTCAAAAATTTCAAAGCCAGGAGGCGGATTGAGACCGTTTATTCAAAAAAGCCCAGAATAAAGATGCCGGCCATCACAAGGGCAATATAGAGATACTGCTTTAAAGTCAAGTCTTCCTTCAGCATCAACCTTCCCAATAGCACCGAAACAATACTGTAGCTTGCGATCATCGGCGCGACAATCACCGAGTTGGTATTCAGCGCAAAGACATAAAAGTACTGTCCGGCCGTCTCAAAGACCGCCGCCAACAACCGGTCCTTTTCCTGATGAAGTTGATACTTACTTTTCGCCACCACCACCAGATAAATAAAGGCGACAACGGCACAGAAGAAAAAGGTAAGCTCATAAGAGATTAAAGCCTCTTCGGGGCTCATCAAGTTGGTGAGATAAACATCGTCCAGGAAGGTGCCTAAAGCGTCAACCACCGCGTAAAGAATGGGGAAAATAAGGGCAATGGCCCCCAACCGGTATTTCGGGTCCACCACGATCTTTTTTTGCTTCCGTTCCGCTTCGGCCAGGTCTCTTTCGATGATCCCAATGGCCACCAGCCCGACCGTGATCATCGATACCGCCAGCAGTTGCCAACTGTTCATCGTTTTGCCCAGCACGAGGAAGGCCAGAATCCCGGCCACCGCTCCCGATGTATTACTGACCGGCGAGTTAATCGAAACCTCCAGATAGCGGAGGCCAATGT is from Capillibacterium thermochitinicola and encodes:
- a CDS encoding DMT family transporter, coding for MILSWYTSALLTIFFWGVADVYYKKGTSPRDKYSHLRIVVMVGLVMGLQALFELNKLNWQYDPYNIIRYLPVSFMYILSMTLGYIGLRYLEVSINSPVSNTSGAVAGILAFLVLGKTMNSWQLLAVSMITVGLVAIGIIERDLAEAERKQKKIVVDPKYRLGAIALIFPILYAVVDALGTFLDDVYLTNLMSPEEALISYELTFFFCAVVAFIYLVVVAKSKYQLHQEKDRLLAAVFETAGQYFYVFALNTNSVIVAPMIASYSIVSVLLGRLMLKEDLTLKQYLYIALVMAGIFILGFFE